The following proteins are encoded in a genomic region of Saccharopolyspora antimicrobica:
- the rsmG gene encoding 16S rRNA (guanine(527)-N(7))-methyltransferase RsmG: MLQEHGIRRGLIGPRELDRLWERHLLNSAVIAELLPPNCRVLDVGSGAGLPGIPLAIARPDLNLTLLEPMARRVTWLQEVITELELNVEVVRGRAEEGPVRERLADQDVVTARAVAPMERLAKWCLPLLRQGGRLLAMKGESAAEELERDAAAIAAVGGGRGEVVSCGVGALEVPTTVVVVERVAATRNASGRRRDGARRTRKDRGR; this comes from the coding sequence ATGCTCCAGGAGCACGGGATCCGCCGCGGACTCATCGGTCCGCGCGAGCTGGACCGGCTCTGGGAAAGACATCTGTTGAACTCTGCGGTGATTGCGGAGTTGCTGCCACCGAATTGCCGGGTGTTGGACGTAGGCTCTGGGGCAGGGTTGCCGGGCATCCCGCTGGCGATCGCCCGCCCGGATCTCAACCTGACCCTGTTGGAGCCGATGGCTCGACGGGTGACGTGGTTGCAGGAAGTCATCACCGAGTTGGAGCTCAACGTCGAGGTGGTGCGCGGACGTGCCGAGGAGGGCCCGGTGCGAGAGCGGCTGGCCGACCAGGACGTCGTGACCGCGCGCGCTGTCGCCCCGATGGAACGGCTCGCGAAGTGGTGCCTCCCCCTGCTCCGGCAGGGCGGACGGCTGCTCGCCATGAAGGGCGAGAGCGCGGCGGAGGAGCTGGAGCGGGATGCGGCGGCCATCGCTGCGGTCGGTGGCGGTCGTGGCGAAGTGGTGTCGTGCGGTGTCGGTGCGCTCGAAGTGCCGACGACCGTCGTCGTGGTGGAACGGGTCGCGGCGACCCGAAATGCGTCCGGTCGGCGTCGTGACGGTGCACGTCGAACGAGAAAGGATCGTGGACGGTGA
- a CDS encoding ParA family protein, producing the protein MSFGKDDIGWTPIMEEAQRATRVLHPETLELPRPSHRRIITVANQKGGVGKTTSTVNLAAGLALHGLNVLVIDLDPQGNASTALGVEHRSGTPSVYEVLLGEMSIADAAAQSTQSKNLWCVPATIDLAGSEIELVTMVAREGRLKEALNSEAVNQLAPDYVFIDCPPSLGLLTVNAMVAAHEVLIPIQCEYYALEGLGQLLRNIELVQSHLNPSLWVSTILLTMYDGRTKLADQVTAEVRGHFGDLALRTVIPRSVKISEAPGFGQTVLTYDPGSRGSMSYLDAAREIAERGVERTTA; encoded by the coding sequence ATGAGCTTCGGGAAGGACGACATCGGCTGGACGCCGATCATGGAGGAGGCTCAGCGGGCGACCCGGGTGCTGCACCCGGAGACGCTGGAGCTCCCCCGCCCCAGCCATCGGCGCATCATCACGGTCGCCAACCAGAAGGGCGGCGTCGGCAAGACGACGAGCACGGTGAACCTCGCGGCCGGGCTCGCGCTGCACGGGCTCAACGTGCTCGTGATCGACCTCGACCCGCAGGGCAACGCCAGCACCGCGCTCGGCGTCGAGCACCGCTCCGGGACTCCGTCGGTCTACGAGGTGCTGCTGGGCGAGATGAGCATCGCCGACGCGGCGGCGCAGAGCACCCAGTCGAAGAACCTCTGGTGCGTGCCCGCGACCATCGACCTGGCCGGGTCGGAGATCGAGCTCGTCACCATGGTCGCGCGGGAAGGCCGGCTGAAGGAGGCGCTGAACTCCGAGGCGGTCAACCAGCTGGCGCCGGACTACGTCTTCATCGACTGCCCGCCGTCGCTCGGCCTGCTCACGGTGAACGCGATGGTCGCCGCGCACGAGGTGCTGATCCCGATCCAGTGCGAGTACTACGCGCTGGAGGGGCTCGGTCAGCTGCTCCGCAACATCGAGCTGGTGCAGTCGCACCTGAACCCCTCGCTGTGGGTGTCGACGATTCTGCTGACCATGTACGACGGGCGCACCAAGCTGGCCGATCAGGTCACCGCCGAGGTGCGCGGTCACTTCGGGGACCTGGCGCTGCGCACCGTGATCCCGCGCAGTGTGAAGATTTCCGAGGCGCCGGGCTTCGGGCAGACGGTGCTGACCTACGACCCGGGCTCGCGCGGTTCCATGAGCTACCTCGACGCGGCGCGGGAGATCGCCGAACGGGGTGTGGAGAGGACGACGGCATGA
- a CDS encoding ParB/RepB/Spo0J family partition protein, whose translation MSERRGGLGRGIAALIPSGPPAGADGAALSGTTVRGGPGLRRPEPPTPEVSRETSGGEVAGAVYREIAISSITPNPKQPRQVFDEEALQELQHSIREFGLMQPIVVRELETDRFELIMGERRWRASQLAGLDVIPAIVRKTQDDAMLRDALLENIHRVQLNPLEEAAAYQQLLGEFGVTHDELADRIGRSRPVITNTIRLLKLPLEVQRRVAVGVLSAGHARALLSLEDVGQQEELAKRIVAEGLSVRATEEQVTLLKREAPKKKAEPKKPIQSPGLDRLANRLSDHFDTRVKVERGRRKGRIVVEFGSVDDLERVAELILGEQARGLGE comes from the coding sequence ATGAGCGAGCGCAGAGGCGGTCTGGGACGCGGCATCGCTGCCCTGATCCCCAGCGGTCCCCCGGCGGGTGCGGACGGAGCTGCGCTGAGCGGCACGACGGTGCGCGGCGGTCCCGGTCTGCGCCGGCCGGAGCCGCCCACCCCCGAGGTTTCACGTGAAACCAGCGGCGGTGAGGTGGCGGGCGCGGTCTACCGCGAGATCGCCATCTCCTCGATCACGCCGAACCCGAAGCAGCCGCGGCAGGTGTTTGACGAGGAGGCGCTGCAGGAGCTGCAGCACTCCATCCGCGAGTTCGGCTTGATGCAGCCGATCGTGGTGCGCGAACTGGAGACCGACCGGTTCGAGCTCATCATGGGCGAGCGCCGGTGGCGCGCCTCGCAGCTGGCCGGGCTGGACGTCATCCCGGCGATCGTCCGCAAGACGCAGGACGACGCGATGCTGCGGGACGCCCTGCTGGAGAACATCCACCGCGTCCAGCTCAACCCGCTGGAGGAGGCGGCGGCCTACCAGCAGCTGCTGGGCGAGTTCGGCGTGACGCACGACGAACTCGCGGACCGGATCGGTCGCAGCCGCCCGGTCATCACCAACACCATCCGGCTGCTGAAGCTGCCGCTGGAGGTCCAGCGGCGGGTGGCCGTCGGCGTGCTGTCGGCCGGGCACGCCCGCGCACTGCTCAGCCTGGAGGACGTCGGTCAGCAGGAGGAGCTGGCGAAGCGGATCGTTGCGGAGGGGCTTTCGGTCCGGGCGACCGAGGAGCAGGTGACGCTGCTCAAGCGGGAGGCGCCGAAGAAGAAGGCGGAGCCGAAGAAGCCGATCCAGTCCCCCGGGCTCGACCGGCTGGCCAACCGGCTGTCCGATCACTTCGACACGAGGGTCAAGGTCGAGCGCGGTCGCCGGAAGGGCCGGATCGTCGTGGAGTTCGGCTCGGTGGACGACCTCGAACGGGTCGCAGAGTTGATCTTGGGTGAACAGGCCCGTGGACTCGGTGAGTAA
- a CDS encoding D-alanine--D-alanine ligase family protein produces MSDRWVAVLAGGLSHEREVSLRSGRRLSAALRSVGVTVAEWDADARLLSRVEQERPDAVVIALHGGEGENGAVQAVLDMLGVPYVGTSPHACRRAWDKPTAKAELARAGLATPDWVALPHATFRELGAQAVLDALVAKLGLPLMLKPDQGGSALGAHVVRDAAELPSAMVGALSYGDTVLVEQFVEGTEVAITVIDGPNGPEALPAVQIEPADGVYDYTARYTAGLTSYRTPAEIPAEAAAAAAELAIAAHRLLGLRDVSRTDAIIDRDGTPHFLEVNVSPGLTETSLLPMAVEAAGRSLGEVFAGLVERAISRAH; encoded by the coding sequence GTGTCTGATCGCTGGGTCGCCGTGCTCGCAGGTGGGCTTTCGCACGAGCGCGAGGTGTCGTTGCGCTCCGGGCGCCGGCTGTCGGCGGCGCTGCGTTCGGTCGGCGTCACCGTGGCGGAGTGGGACGCCGACGCCCGCTTGCTGTCCCGCGTCGAGCAGGAGCGCCCCGATGCGGTCGTGATCGCGCTGCACGGGGGAGAGGGTGAGAACGGCGCGGTGCAGGCCGTGCTGGACATGCTCGGCGTCCCGTACGTCGGCACCAGCCCGCACGCGTGCCGCAGGGCGTGGGACAAGCCGACCGCGAAGGCGGAGCTCGCCCGCGCCGGCCTGGCCACCCCGGACTGGGTCGCCCTGCCGCACGCGACCTTCCGCGAGCTGGGCGCGCAGGCCGTCCTGGACGCGCTCGTGGCCAAGCTCGGACTGCCGCTGATGCTCAAGCCGGACCAGGGCGGTTCGGCGCTGGGCGCGCACGTGGTGCGCGATGCCGCCGAGCTGCCGTCGGCGATGGTGGGGGCGCTCTCGTACGGCGACACCGTGCTCGTCGAGCAGTTCGTCGAGGGCACCGAGGTGGCGATCACCGTCATCGACGGGCCGAACGGACCGGAGGCACTGCCCGCGGTGCAGATCGAACCGGCCGACGGCGTCTACGACTACACCGCCCGCTACACCGCCGGTCTCACGAGCTACCGCACGCCCGCCGAGATCCCGGCGGAAGCGGCGGCGGCCGCGGCCGAGCTCGCGATCGCCGCGCACCGCCTGCTCGGGCTCCGCGACGTCTCCCGGACCGACGCGATCATCGACCGCGACGGGACGCCGCACTTCCTGGAGGTCAACGTGTCGCCCGGGCTGACCGAGACCTCGCTGCTGCCGATGGCGGTCGAGGCCGCGGGCCGGTCGCTGGGGGAGGTCTTCGCCGGACTCGTCGAGCGGGCGATCTCGCGCGCGCACTGA